The stretch of DNA CCAGACCTGACCTTCCCAGGCTTGAGCCTGGACCGGCACAAGCATAAAGAAGGTGATGAATGAAGCGAAAAGGAGGGAAACAACGCGTCTCAGAGAGCGGGGCCCTTGCGAGTTTGGGGGCCAGAACATGGACATCAATCAGGTCTCAATGGCAGGGGGAGAAGTGGGCTGGAGAGGGCCGGCGCTCGGCGTTGACACTCCGTAGGTCGCTGCATATAGTCCGCACCCATTCGTTTCCGGCAGCGCCCGAAACGAGAGCCCGAAGAGGCCTCGCGGATATGGAGCCGTAGAGGTGGCGCGTGACGCGCTTTGAAGCGGGGCTCAGGTTAAGGAGACCAGGCATGGCGATCAAGATTAAGAAGCAGGGCGAAGCTCCCGAGCCCACTGAGCAGGAGCTGGAAGACGAGTTTGGCGATCCGATCGCCGGGGGCGCCGGGGAAGGTGGCGACCTCGATGCATTTGAGCGTTCCACGCTCCAGGCTACGGCCTGGGTCGAAGAGAATCGGAGCGTGGTGTTCGGCGGCATCATCGCCGTGGTCGTCGGCGTGATCGGGGTCATTGTCGGACTTCAATACATCGAAGGACAGCAGGTCGAGGCCTCCACCCGCCTTAGCGAAGGCCTCGCTGCCTACGAGTGGTACGTGGAGGGCTCCCCGGAACTCGAAGCCATCCGCGCGCAGGAAGGGCTGGCTGAGCCGAAAAATATCTTTGAGAGCGATGAGAGTAAGTGGCAGTCGATTTACGACGCCGCGAACGCCACCCTGGCGGACTTTGATCGAGGCCCGATTGCCGAAGATGCCCGTATGACGAAGGCTGCGGCGGCTTTCCGGCTGGAGAAGTACGAGGAAGCGGCCACGCTTTATCAGCAGGCGCTCAGTGGCGAGTCCACCGAGACGATGAAGGTGATGGCTCGCGTGGGGCTGGCCAATACCCTGGCCGCCCAGGGTAAAGTGGATGAAGCGACGAAGGCCTGGGACGAGGTCGCCACCGCGGCTCCGGAGCGTGCGCAGTACGCCCAGTACGAGAAGGCGCGTCTTCTGGAGCGCGACGGTAACGCCGACGCCGCCCGGGAACTCTATCATCAGATCCTCGAAGAAGAGCCGGACTTCACCTTCAAGCCGGAGATCGAGCGCCGCCTGGCGACGCTCTAAATCTCTCGGCGAGGCACGTTGGCGAATCTGAAGCGAGACAGCGATCGTGACGAGATTGACCTTTAAGGTACGACGAGCGTGGCTGGTGGCCGCGCTCGTATCGTTTTGGGCGGCAGGCTGCGCACCGGTGGCATCGTCGTCGAGTGGGCTGGATTCGCCCCGGGCGCCCCGGGCGCGGGTAGAGGTGCAGTGGCGAGTGCCGCTGTCTTCGGACCGTCCCTGGGAGATGAACGTGCGGGAGTTCGGTGAGCCGATTATCGCCCCCGGCGGTGATCTGGCGGTAGGGGCCGGGGACGGCGTGGTCTATCGCCTGCGCGCGGATAGCGGGGAGCTGGTCTGGTCGACCGATGTTGGCGGGTCGATCGATGCCGCGGTGGCCCTCTCCGAGGGGTACCTCTACGCCGCCACGGCCACCGGAGAGTTGCACCGTCTCGATTGGGAAACCGGTGAGGTTGTCTGGACGGTGAGCGCGCGAAACGCGCTGGAAAGCAGTCCGGCGGTGGGGCAGGGATTGGTCGCGGTCGCCGATAGCGCCGATGTCCTCTATGCCTTCGACGTGGTCACCGGTGATCTGGTTTGGGACTATCAGCGTCGTCAGCCCGATTTCTTTACCGTGAAGGGCGGAGGCACACCGGTCTTCTCCGGGGCGCGAATCTTCTGTGGTTTTTCGGATGGCACCCTGGTGTCGCTCTTTGCCGACAGCGGTGAGGAAGAGTGGACCGCCTACCTCGGTGATGACGACTCCCAGGAGTTTGGCGACGTGGACCTGCCGGTGATCGACGCCGGTGATGTGCTCTACGCCGTGTCGTATTCCGGAGGCGTCTACGCGGTGGAGGCCTCAAGCGGGGCGCTGCTGTGGCATCAAGACATCGATAGCGTCGCCGGCCTTGTTCAGGAGGGCTCCTGGTTGTTGGGTGCCGCGTCGACCGGGCGAGTGTTCGCGCTTAACGCTGCCGACGGCGAAGTGCAGTGGCAGTTCCGACTTTCGGCCGAAGTCTCACCGGTGGCGCTGGCCTCGACGGGGCCGGTGCTCAGCGTGGCGACAGCTTCCGGCCCTCTGTACCTGCTTCGCACCCGTGATGGTCTTCCGATGGCCAAGTGGGATCCCTCGTCCGGGTTCCAGAGTGCCCCGGTGTTCGACAGCGTGCGGGGGTATGCGCTCTCCAATCTCGGTTACCTCTACGGGTATCGATTGGCCTACTAAAGAGCTCCCGGCAGGGTGTCGCAGATACAAAAAACTCCCCGGGCAGGTGTCAGCGCCCGGGGAGTTTTTTTATGCGGCTTTCAGGGCCGGCGTCGTGCTCAGCGGCGTACGTAGTAGAGGGTGTGCACGGGCAGCCCCTTGCGCAGAATCTTCACCTCGCGGGTCGTGCGGGGGTAGGGCTCGAGAGGCATCTCTTCAAAGGGTAAGAGCTCAAACTCGGGGTGGGCGTCGAGGTCCACCCGGAAATCATCTGCCAGGGTGCCCACATCGGTACGCAGCCAGAGGTGGGCGCCCGAATGCATCTTCTCCGCGAAGAGATCCAGGGTGTGAGGCTGAATGATGCGGCGTTTCTGGTGGCGTTTCTT from Lujinxingia litoralis encodes:
- a CDS encoding tetratricopeptide repeat protein, with amino-acid sequence MAIKIKKQGEAPEPTEQELEDEFGDPIAGGAGEGGDLDAFERSTLQATAWVEENRSVVFGGIIAVVVGVIGVIVGLQYIEGQQVEASTRLSEGLAAYEWYVEGSPELEAIRAQEGLAEPKNIFESDESKWQSIYDAANATLADFDRGPIAEDARMTKAAAAFRLEKYEEAATLYQQALSGESTETMKVMARVGLANTLAAQGKVDEATKAWDEVATAAPERAQYAQYEKARLLERDGNADAARELYHQILEEEPDFTFKPEIERRLATL
- a CDS encoding PQQ-binding-like beta-propeller repeat protein, whose product is MTRLTFKVRRAWLVAALVSFWAAGCAPVASSSSGLDSPRAPRARVEVQWRVPLSSDRPWEMNVREFGEPIIAPGGDLAVGAGDGVVYRLRADSGELVWSTDVGGSIDAAVALSEGYLYAATATGELHRLDWETGEVVWTVSARNALESSPAVGQGLVAVADSADVLYAFDVVTGDLVWDYQRRQPDFFTVKGGGTPVFSGARIFCGFSDGTLVSLFADSGEEEWTAYLGDDDSQEFGDVDLPVIDAGDVLYAVSYSGGVYAVEASSGALLWHQDIDSVAGLVQEGSWLLGAASTGRVFALNAADGEVQWQFRLSAEVSPVALASTGPVLSVATASGPLYLLRTRDGLPMAKWDPSSGFQSAPVFDSVRGYALSNLGYLYGYRLAY